One Gemmatimonadota bacterium DNA window includes the following coding sequences:
- a CDS encoding N-(5'-phosphoribosyl)anthranilate isomerase: MRIRVKICGLRSVEAIDAAVDAGADALGFVFAISPRRVEPDEALRLLGAVPAFVTTVGVFRYPTREEIEAVTARVPLDRVQAEPGRDVLAVVPLERLVPVFHDADDLVTRAVRYREEYGAARPLLLEGPGRGGQGIRPNWTRATALARQGRLVLAGGLDPDTVGEAIDRVRPWGVDV, encoded by the coding sequence GTGAGGATCCGGGTGAAGATCTGCGGGCTGCGCAGCGTCGAGGCCATCGACGCCGCCGTGGACGCCGGCGCGGACGCGTTGGGATTCGTGTTCGCGATCTCGCCGCGGCGGGTCGAGCCCGACGAGGCCCTCCGCCTGCTGGGCGCGGTGCCGGCCTTCGTCACGACGGTCGGCGTGTTCCGCTATCCGACGCGCGAGGAGATCGAGGCGGTGACGGCGCGGGTCCCGCTCGACCGCGTGCAGGCCGAGCCCGGCCGCGACGTCCTGGCGGTGGTTCCGCTCGAGCGGCTCGTGCCGGTCTTCCACGACGCCGACGACCTGGTGACGCGCGCGGTGCGCTACCGCGAGGAGTACGGCGCCGCGCGGCCGTTGCTGCTCGAAGGGCCGGGCCGGGGCGGCCAGGGCATCCGCCCCAACTGGACGCGCGCCACCGCGCTGGCCCGCCAGGGCCGTCTGGTGCTGGCGGGCGGCCTGGATCCGGACACGGTGGGAGAGGCCATCGATCGCGTGCGCCCGTGGGGGGTGGACGT
- a CDS encoding indole-3-glycerol phosphate synthase TrpC — MSDFLGRMAASSRARMEEARRLRPDAELRAAAEATPSPTPLMLHARFDVIAEIKPRSPAEGALERTVGPPLERARQYAAGGAAALSVLTEPEAFDGTLEDLSAVGEAVATPVLRKDFLVDAYQVWEAKVAGAAGVLLIARMLPGSALSEIAAAARALGMFVLAEAFDAPDLERIGRELDPVGSNDGSTPPVLVGVNTRDLTTLRVDPLRLERVRPALPDGCVAVAESGITNTDDVRRAVALGYRMALVGTALMRAPDAQRAVAGLIAAGREGGGA; from the coding sequence ATGAGCGACTTCCTCGGTCGGATGGCGGCGTCCAGCCGCGCACGGATGGAAGAGGCTCGCCGTCTGCGCCCGGACGCCGAGCTGCGTGCCGCCGCGGAGGCCACGCCCTCGCCGACGCCGTTGATGCTCCACGCCCGCTTCGACGTCATCGCCGAGATCAAGCCGCGCTCCCCGGCCGAAGGGGCGCTGGAGCGCACGGTCGGCCCGCCGCTGGAGCGCGCCCGCCAGTACGCCGCGGGAGGCGCCGCGGCCCTGTCCGTGCTCACCGAGCCCGAGGCCTTCGATGGCACGCTCGAGGATCTCTCGGCCGTGGGGGAGGCCGTGGCCACCCCGGTGCTGCGCAAGGACTTCCTGGTGGATGCCTATCAGGTGTGGGAGGCGAAGGTCGCTGGCGCGGCCGGCGTCCTGTTGATTGCGCGTATGCTGCCAGGGAGTGCGCTGTCCGAGATCGCCGCGGCGGCCCGCGCGCTCGGCATGTTCGTGCTCGCGGAAGCGTTCGACGCGCCCGACCTCGAGCGCATCGGCCGCGAGCTGGACCCGGTGGGGTCCAACGACGGCTCCACGCCGCCCGTCCTGGTGGGGGTCAACACGCGGGATCTGACCACGCTGCGCGTGGACCCGCTCCGGTTGGAGCGGGTACGCCCGGCCCTTCCGGACGGCTGCGTCGCGGTGGCCGAGTCCGGGATCACCAACACGGACGACGTGCGCCGGGCGGTGGCGTTGGGCTACCGGATGGCGCTGGTGGGGACGGCCTTGATGCGTGCGCCGGACGCCCAGCGAGCGGTGGCCGGGCTGATCGCCGCCGGGCGGGAAGGGGGAGGGGCGTGA
- the trpD gene encoding anthranilate phosphoribosyltransferase, which yields MSDVLERLLRGEDLPQPDAEALLDVLTDPRTDAIWSGAVLAALRAKGETADEVRGFAVAMRKRARHVALPAGSGAVDLVGTGGDGSGSYNLSTGAALLAAAAGVPVVKHGNRSVSSASGAADVLGALGYARPQGPDAVPAALARSGFVFLFAPDFHPAVRTVAPVRQALGVRTIFNVLGPLSNPAEPPFAVIGAFSAPVARLMADALAGLDLERAFVVHGEPGWDEATPVGPFLLLDVQGGRVREETRDPADVGVARCTPGDLRGGDPTYNANALKSVFDGERGAHADALALSAGLALEVSGRAQDFADGVARARETLQSGAAATFLDRLTAA from the coding sequence ATGAGCGACGTGCTCGAGCGGTTGCTCCGGGGCGAAGACCTGCCGCAACCGGACGCGGAGGCGCTGCTGGACGTGCTCACGGATCCGCGGACGGACGCCATCTGGTCCGGGGCGGTGCTGGCGGCCTTGCGCGCGAAGGGCGAGACGGCCGACGAGGTGCGTGGCTTCGCCGTCGCCATGCGGAAGCGCGCTCGTCACGTCGCGCTTCCGGCCGGAAGCGGGGCCGTGGATCTCGTCGGGACGGGCGGTGACGGCTCCGGCAGCTACAACCTCTCCACGGGCGCGGCTCTGCTGGCGGCCGCGGCCGGCGTGCCGGTGGTCAAGCACGGCAACCGGTCCGTCTCCAGCGCGTCGGGCGCGGCGGACGTGCTGGGGGCGCTGGGATACGCGCGGCCCCAGGGCCCCGACGCCGTGCCCGCGGCGTTGGCGCGCTCCGGCTTCGTCTTCCTGTTCGCGCCGGACTTCCATCCGGCGGTGCGCACCGTGGCTCCGGTCCGTCAGGCCCTGGGCGTGCGCACGATCTTCAACGTGCTCGGTCCCCTCTCCAATCCGGCGGAGCCCCCCTTCGCCGTGATCGGTGCGTTCTCCGCGCCCGTGGCGCGGCTCATGGCGGACGCCCTGGCGGGACTCGACCTCGAACGTGCCTTCGTCGTGCACGGCGAGCCGGGCTGGGACGAGGCCACACCCGTGGGCCCGTTCCTGCTCCTCGACGTGCAGGGGGGACGCGTCCGTGAGGAGACCCGTGATCCGGCCGACGTCGGCGTGGCGCGCTGCACGCCGGGCGATCTGCGGGGCGGCGATCCCACCTACAACGCCAACGCGCTGAAGAGCGTGTTCGACGGCGAGCGCGGCGCGCACGCGGATGCGCTCGCGCTCTCCGCCGGTCTGGCGCTGGAGGTCAGCGGGCGCGCGCAGGACTTCGCCGACGGCGTGGCCCGCGCGCGGGAGACGCTGCAATCGGGTGCGGCGGCCACGTTCCTGGACCGACTGACGGCCGCATGA
- a CDS encoding aminodeoxychorismate/anthranilate synthase component II has protein sequence MKAPARVLLVDNYDSFTYNLVQAFQLLGADVRVLRNDEVGPAALAETDATHLVISPGPGHPSDAGASVEMIRAASGRVPVLGVCLGHQAIAVAHGLEVGRAQRLMHGKTSRVYHDHRTLFEGLPNPFEAGRYHSLAVSEPPTASGLVISAYTSDGEVMGIRHAELPIEGVQFHPESVLTPDGERLLKNFLDQADG, from the coding sequence GTGAAGGCCCCCGCCCGTGTGCTGCTCGTCGACAACTACGACTCGTTCACCTACAACCTGGTCCAGGCGTTCCAGCTGCTCGGTGCCGACGTACGCGTGCTGCGCAACGACGAGGTCGGCCCCGCCGCCCTCGCAGAGACCGACGCCACGCACCTGGTCATCTCGCCCGGGCCCGGTCACCCGTCGGACGCGGGGGCGTCCGTGGAGATGATCCGGGCGGCATCGGGCCGGGTGCCGGTCCTCGGGGTCTGTCTCGGGCATCAGGCCATCGCGGTGGCGCACGGCCTGGAGGTGGGACGCGCCCAACGACTGATGCACGGGAAGACGTCGCGGGTCTACCACGACCACCGCACCCTGTTCGAGGGGTTGCCCAACCCGTTCGAGGCGGGACGCTACCACTCGCTGGCCGTGTCCGAGCCCCCGACCGCGAGCGGTCTCGTGATCTCCGCCTACACCTCCGACGGAGAGGTGATGGGGATCCGCCACGCGGAGCTGCCCATCGAGGGCGTGCAGTTCCATCCCGAGAGCGTGCTCACGCCCGACGGCGAGCGGCTCCTCAAGAACTTCCTGGACCAGGCGGACGGATGA
- a CDS encoding anthranilate synthase component I family protein yields the protein MRQYFDITADLDTPVSAYLKLRPLGPRFLLESVEGGERIARFSFIGFGGGLEVALDADGLVVGGERRPLPGSRAGLLSEIRAAVERAPRPAPAPAGVPFTGGLVGALGFGLHRWFEEVVHRGPPPEPPLGRFFAPRSILVFDHMTRRAALLHDGSEEERQRLRADVVGALRGALPDAGPPGRHGPPTPTLSPAAFTDAVLEAKQHIEAGDIYQIVLSIGFSGETDLSPFEVYRALRLLNPSPYLYFLDFGDLQIVGSSPEALVTLSGREASLRPIAGTRPRAATDAEDEERIRDLLADPKENAEHVMLVDLARNDLGRVAVPGSIRVEPFRTIERYSHVIHMVSGVKGVLAPGTDALDVFAAAFPAGTVVGAPKIRAGEIIRRLEPTPRGFYAGSVGYFGVGGTVDQAIAIRTLVFENGRYTYQAGAGIVADSDPDREHQEVLAKSEALRSALAWAEEGL from the coding sequence ATGCGACAGTACTTCGACATCACCGCGGATCTGGACACCCCGGTCTCCGCCTACCTGAAGCTGCGCCCGCTGGGGCCCCGCTTCCTGCTGGAAAGCGTCGAGGGCGGGGAGCGGATCGCGCGCTTCTCGTTCATCGGCTTCGGCGGTGGGCTCGAGGTCGCGCTGGATGCCGATGGGCTCGTCGTGGGTGGGGAGCGGCGGCCTCTGCCCGGGTCGCGGGCGGGGCTGCTGTCGGAGATCCGCGCTGCCGTCGAGCGGGCCCCGCGGCCCGCGCCCGCGCCCGCCGGCGTGCCCTTCACCGGGGGCCTGGTGGGGGCGCTCGGCTTCGGACTGCATCGCTGGTTCGAGGAGGTGGTCCATCGCGGCCCACCGCCGGAGCCGCCGCTGGGACGCTTCTTCGCACCCCGCTCCATCCTGGTGTTCGATCACATGACCCGGCGCGCGGCGCTGCTGCACGACGGATCCGAGGAGGAGCGACAGCGGTTGCGCGCCGACGTGGTCGGCGCGCTGCGCGGCGCCCTCCCCGACGCCGGTCCCCCCGGCCGCCACGGACCGCCGACGCCCACCTTGTCCCCGGCGGCCTTCACGGACGCGGTGCTGGAGGCGAAGCAGCACATCGAAGCGGGCGACATCTACCAGATCGTCCTCTCCATCGGTTTCAGCGGCGAGACCGACCTGAGTCCCTTCGAGGTCTATCGGGCGCTGCGCCTGCTCAATCCCTCTCCCTACCTCTACTTCCTCGACTTCGGCGACCTGCAGATCGTGGGCTCCTCTCCCGAGGCGCTGGTCACGCTCTCGGGGCGGGAGGCCTCGCTCCGGCCCATCGCGGGCACGCGGCCGCGCGCGGCAACCGATGCGGAGGATGAGGAGCGCATCCGCGATCTGCTCGCGGATCCCAAGGAGAACGCCGAGCACGTCATGCTCGTGGACCTGGCCCGCAACGACCTGGGACGGGTGGCGGTGCCGGGCAGCATCCGGGTGGAGCCCTTCCGCACCATCGAGCGCTACAGCCACGTCATCCACATGGTGAGCGGCGTGAAGGGCGTGCTGGCACCCGGCACGGACGCGCTGGACGTCTTCGCGGCCGCGTTTCCCGCCGGCACGGTGGTGGGCGCGCCCAAGATCCGCGCCGGCGAGATCATCCGGAGGCTCGAGCCCACGCCCCGCGGCTTCTACGCGGGCTCGGTGGGCTACTTCGGGGTGGGGGGCACGGTGGATCAGGCCATCGCCATCCGCACGCTGGTCTTCGAGAACGGACGCTACACCTACCAGGCCGGCGCCGGCATCGTAGCCGACAGCGATCCGGACCGTGAACACCAGGAAGTCCTGGCCAAGAGCGAAGCGCTCCGCTCCGCCCTGGCGTGGGCCGAGGAGGGACTGTGA